Proteins encoded by one window of Polaribacter haliotis:
- a CDS encoding magnesium chelatase — MNLENIKTLGELKKLGYKSKSIKDELRENLISKIMNKETVFKGVHGYENTVIPELERAILSKHNINLLGLRGQAKTRLARLMVDLLDEFIPVVEGSEINDDPLNPISRFAIETIKEKGDETPIFWLHRNERFAEKLATPDVTVADIIGDVDPIKAANLKLSYADDRVIHYGMIPRANRCIFVINELPDLQARIQVALFNILQEGDIQIRGFKLRLPLDMQFVFTANPEDYTNRGSIVTPLKDRIGSQILTHYPENIEVAKVITQQEANKASSQKEFIEVPELAKDLLEQIVFEARESEYIDAKSGVSARLSISAFENLLSTAERRALISGDEQTMIRLSDFDGIIPAITGKVELVYEGEQEGAHVVAEKLIRNAIKTLFPAYFPEIKKLEKQDAETPYDNIVSWFFNAEEDFELLDEYTEQQYKNELDKIKPLEDFIKEQQPNMNEADTYFMKEFVLWALVEFKKLSKHRFTEGTQFKDPYGSFISGL, encoded by the coding sequence ATGAATTTAGAAAATATAAAAACATTAGGAGAATTAAAAAAATTAGGATATAAATCAAAATCCATTAAAGACGAATTACGAGAAAACCTCATTAGTAAAATAATGAATAAAGAAACTGTCTTTAAAGGAGTTCATGGTTATGAAAATACCGTAATTCCTGAATTAGAACGTGCAATATTAAGCAAACATAATATTAATTTATTAGGTTTAAGAGGACAAGCTAAAACACGTTTGGCAAGATTGATGGTCGATTTATTGGATGAATTTATTCCTGTTGTGGAAGGTTCAGAAATTAATGACGATCCACTGAATCCCATTTCGAGATTTGCGATTGAAACTATTAAAGAAAAAGGAGATGAAACGCCTATTTTTTGGTTACACAGAAACGAACGTTTTGCAGAAAAATTAGCAACACCAGATGTTACTGTTGCAGATATTATTGGTGATGTAGATCCTATAAAAGCGGCAAACTTAAAATTAAGTTATGCTGATGATCGAGTGATACATTATGGAATGATTCCAAGAGCAAACAGATGTATTTTTGTAATTAATGAATTACCAGATTTACAAGCTAGAATTCAAGTGGCACTTTTTAATATTTTACAAGAAGGCGATATTCAAATTAGAGGTTTTAAATTACGTTTGCCATTAGATATGCAATTTGTATTTACAGCAAATCCTGAAGATTACACCAATAGAGGAAGCATTGTAACTCCACTAAAAGATAGAATTGGTTCGCAGATTTTAACTCATTATCCTGAAAACATAGAAGTAGCAAAAGTAATTACACAGCAAGAAGCGAATAAAGCAAGTTCACAAAAAGAATTTATAGAAGTGCCTGAATTGGCAAAAGACTTATTAGAACAAATTGTTTTTGAAGCAAGAGAAAGCGAATATATAGATGCTAAAAGTGGCGTAAGTGCACGTTTGAGTATTTCTGCTTTTGAAAACCTTTTAAGTACTGCAGAAAGACGCGCACTAATTTCTGGTGATGAACAAACGATGATTCGTTTAAGCGATTTCGATGGAATTATTCCTGCAATTACTGGTAAAGTGGAATTGGTTTATGAGGGAGAACAAGAAGGAGCACATGTTGTTGCAGAAAAATTAATTCGAAATGCAATTAAAACATTATTTCCTGCTTATTTTCCTGAAATTAAAAAATTAGAAAAACAAGATGCAGAAACACCTTATGATAACATTGTTTCTTGGTTTTTTAATGCTGAAGAAGATTTTGAATTGTTAGATGAATATACAGAACAACAATATAAAAATGAGTTAGATAAAATAAAACCTTTAGAAGATTTTATAAAAGAACAGCAACCAAATATGAATGAGGCTGACACTTATTTTATGAAAGAATTTGTCCTTTGGGCTTTGGTTGAATTTAAAAAATTAAGCAAACACAGATTTACAGAAGGTACACAGTTTAAAGATCCTTATGGAAGTTTTATAAGTGGATTATAG
- a CDS encoding YdeI/OmpD-associated family protein — translation MKTEKLKLTHTNPHNIFIPNLVYKPFADKKMSRVKVELIFNNIKLDFYAAIKKDKISGDYKMMISKQKQKELGLSLGDEFEIQLFEDTSKYGVEMPEELEAVLMSDCDAYEIFESFTAGKKRSIIYGVIRYKTSQQKIDKSLIMCENLKRGNHEPIKMFKLE, via the coding sequence ATGAAAACCGAAAAATTAAAACTTACTCACACAAATCCTCACAATATATTTATTCCGAATTTGGTTTATAAACCATTTGCTGATAAAAAAATGAGTCGTGTAAAAGTGGAACTCATTTTCAATAATATAAAGCTCGATTTTTACGCTGCCATAAAAAAAGACAAAATTTCTGGAGATTACAAAATGATGATTTCTAAACAAAAACAAAAAGAATTGGGTTTGTCCTTAGGTGATGAATTTGAAATACAACTTTTTGAAGATACTTCTAAATACGGAGTTGAAATGCCAGAAGAATTAGAGGCAGTTCTAATGAGTGATTGTGATGCTTATGAAATTTTTGAAAGTTTTACAGCAGGAAAAAAACGAAGTATTATTTATGGAGTTATTCGTTATAAAACCAGCCAACAAAAAATTGACAAATCTTTAATTATGTGTGAAAATTTAAAACGTGGTAATCATGAACCTATTAAAATGTTTAAGTTAGAATAA
- a CDS encoding YdeI/OmpD-associated family protein yields the protein MPTTTKPEFYFKNDIEWRNWLSENHESSDGIYLIFYKVENNEESMRWEEAVKVALCFGWIDSTVKSLGNGKRRQYFCKRNPKSVWSALNKKYIKELSKANLMHKNGLEIIKLGKKNGSWTALDDVEKGIIPDDLQIEFNKNKIAFTNYNNFAPSYRKSYLYWVNQAKRPATREKRIAEIISLCEKNMKSRGNW from the coding sequence ATGCCTACAACAACTAAACCAGAATTTTATTTTAAAAATGATATTGAATGGCGCAATTGGTTGTCCGAAAATCATGAATCTTCAGATGGTATTTATCTCATTTTTTATAAAGTAGAAAATAATGAAGAGTCTATGAGGTGGGAAGAAGCTGTAAAAGTAGCTTTGTGTTTTGGTTGGATAGATTCTACCGTAAAAAGTTTAGGAAATGGAAAACGCAGGCAATATTTCTGCAAGCGAAATCCTAAAAGTGTTTGGAGTGCTTTAAATAAAAAATACATTAAAGAATTATCGAAAGCTAATTTAATGCACAAAAACGGATTAGAAATTATAAAATTAGGAAAGAAAAATGGTTCTTGGACTGCTTTAGATGATGTTGAAAAAGGGATTATTCCTGATGATTTACAAATTGAATTCAATAAAAACAAAATCGCTTTTACAAACTATAATAATTTTGCGCCAAGTTACAGAAAGAGTTATTTGTATTGGGTAAACCAAGCTAAAAGACCAGCAACAAGAGAAAAAAGAATTGCTGAAATTATTTCTCTTTGCGAAAAAAACATGAAATCGAGAGGAAATTGGTAA
- a CDS encoding M23 family metallopeptidase: MVLRIFIILLLFVSCSENIKKPSYISFEHQNDSIFVIAKNNVISTSFLKIEDKINKKDTIFDFNKPNTLTVLKFHKSKIDTNAIYKNYKFTLNYGASSAQEYDTLYNYGLPFLKGKRYKVLQAQNTNFTHKGAGSKYAIDFKMNVGQEICAIRGGVVVKTKSDSNKGGSSKKYLKEANIIFVFHNDGTFAQYAHLKKDGVLVKVGDTIKKGQVIGYSGNTGMSTEPHLHFVVYKPTKNGLVSFPYILDSIPTKRYKKGRYAYNN; encoded by the coding sequence ATGGTTCTAAGAATTTTTATCATTCTTTTACTCTTTGTTTCTTGTTCAGAAAACATTAAAAAACCGAGTTATATTTCTTTTGAACATCAAAATGATTCCATTTTTGTAATTGCGAAAAACAATGTAATTTCAACTTCATTTTTAAAAATTGAAGATAAAATAAATAAAAAAGATACCATATTTGATTTTAACAAACCAAATACTTTAACTGTTTTAAAATTTCATAAGTCTAAGATTGATACGAATGCTATTTACAAAAATTATAAATTCACTTTAAATTATGGAGCTTCATCTGCTCAAGAATATGACACTTTATATAATTATGGATTGCCATTTTTAAAAGGAAAACGTTACAAAGTTTTGCAAGCACAAAATACTAATTTTACTCATAAAGGTGCTGGATCGAAATATGCAATAGACTTTAAAATGAATGTTGGACAAGAAATTTGCGCCATTAGAGGTGGAGTTGTTGTAAAAACGAAAAGCGATTCTAATAAAGGTGGAAGTAGCAAGAAATATTTAAAAGAAGCAAATATAATTTTTGTGTTTCATAATGATGGAACTTTTGCACAATATGCTCATTTAAAGAAAGATGGTGTATTAGTTAAGGTTGGTGATACTATAAAAAAAGGCCAAGTCATTGGTTATTCTGGAAATACAGGAATGTCTACTGAACCTCATTTACATTTTGTAGTTTATAAACCGACCAAAAATGGACTAGTTTCATTTCCTTATATTTTAGATTCAATTCCCACAAAAAGATACAAAAAAGGAAGATATGCCTACAACAACTAA
- a CDS encoding M28 family metallopeptidase: MKTITFLFVLFTSITFAQTDAKIYDIINSVSKDRIKADVKTLTEFGTRNTFSDTISNTRGIGAARRWIKKEFDKISNDCNNCINTFYQKDLVTKKMSRRVPHDAWVVNVVAIQKGTKYPNRFVIMSGDIDSRNSDGSNFTKDAPGANDNASGMAGTIEAARVLSKYKFENSIIYVGLSGEEQGLFGGAGLAKYAKEKGWDIIGVLNNDMIGNITGVDGVFDNRSFRIFSEPVPANETERQRRARRFYGGEVDGISRQLARYIHQNVKTYMPEMNPMMIYRLDRFGRGGHHRPFNDLGFAGIRIMEAHENYTQQHQDIRTENGIKYGDTFEHVNFGYAKKLTAVNAINLASLAWAPPSPTTVEIGGIVEASARLKWNKVEGAKGYKIYWRDTTSPTWDHSRYVESTEFTLEGIVIDNFFFGVATVGENGHESVVVFPNKIMR, from the coding sequence ATGAAAACAATAACCTTTTTATTTGTGCTCTTCACATCAATAACATTTGCACAAACTGATGCTAAAATTTATGACATTATAAACAGCGTTTCTAAAGATAGAATTAAAGCAGATGTAAAAACATTAACTGAATTTGGTACAAGAAATACGTTTTCAGATACTATTTCTAATACACGTGGAATTGGAGCTGCAAGACGTTGGATAAAAAAGGAATTCGATAAAATTTCTAACGATTGTAACAACTGTATAAACACGTTTTATCAGAAAGATTTAGTAACAAAAAAAATGAGTAGGAGAGTACCACATGATGCTTGGGTTGTAAATGTGGTTGCTATCCAAAAAGGAACAAAATACCCAAATAGATTTGTAATTATGAGTGGAGATATCGATTCTAGAAATAGCGATGGTTCTAACTTTACAAAAGATGCTCCAGGAGCAAATGACAATGCTTCAGGAATGGCAGGAACTATTGAAGCAGCAAGAGTTTTATCAAAATATAAATTCGAAAACAGTATTATTTACGTTGGTTTATCTGGAGAAGAACAAGGTCTTTTTGGAGGTGCAGGTTTGGCAAAATATGCGAAAGAAAAAGGGTGGGATATTATTGGTGTTTTAAATAACGATATGATTGGAAATATTACAGGAGTTGATGGTGTATTTGACAATAGAAGTTTTAGAATTTTTTCTGAACCAGTTCCAGCAAACGAAACAGAAAGACAAAGAAGAGCAAGACGTTTTTATGGAGGAGAAGTGGATGGAATTTCGAGACAATTGGCAAGATATATTCACCAGAATGTAAAAACGTATATGCCAGAAATGAACCCAATGATGATTTATAGATTGGACAGATTTGGTAGAGGAGGACACCACAGACCTTTTAACGATTTAGGTTTTGCAGGAATTAGAATTATGGAAGCGCATGAAAATTATACACAACAACACCAGGATATTAGAACCGAAAACGGAATTAAATATGGTGATACTTTCGAACATGTAAATTTTGGTTATGCTAAAAAGTTAACAGCTGTTAATGCAATTAATTTGGCAAGTTTGGCTTGGGCTCCTCCAAGTCCAACAACTGTAGAAATTGGCGGAATTGTAGAAGCTTCTGCAAGATTAAAATGGAATAAAGTAGAAGGCGCAAAAGGCTATAAAATTTATTGGCGAGATACAACAAGCCCAACTTGGGATCATAGCAGATATGTAGAGTCTACAGAATTTACTTTAGAAGGAATTGTAATTGACAATTTCTTTTTTGGAGTGGCTACAGTTGGCGAAAATGGACATGAAAGTGTAGTTGTTTTTCCGAATAAAATTATGAGATAA
- a CDS encoding DUF6249 domain-containing protein produces the protein MGPEIVFIFLFAVFFGVFYLYFSTRNKERMALIEKGADASIFMKGHQARKAAPFWKILILNLGLLAMGIGVGILLGSLLSYNFGYSGDWQNRPQNYISSETLYAASIFLCAGASLLIGFNITKNLDKE, from the coding sequence ATGGGACCAGAAATAGTATTTATCTTTTTATTCGCGGTATTCTTTGGCGTATTTTATTTATATTTTTCAACACGAAACAAAGAAAGAATGGCATTAATAGAAAAAGGAGCAGATGCTTCTATTTTTATGAAAGGACATCAAGCTAGAAAAGCTGCTCCTTTTTGGAAAATATTAATATTAAATTTAGGCTTATTGGCAATGGGAATTGGAGTTGGAATCTTATTAGGAAGTTTATTAAGCTATAATTTTGGTTACAGTGGAGATTGGCAAAATAGACCACAAAATTATATTAGTTCAGAGACTTTATATGCTGCATCTATCTTTTTATGTGCTGGAGCCTCTTTATTAATAGGGTTTAACATTACCAAAAACTTAGACAAAGAGTAA
- a CDS encoding RNA polymerase sigma factor, whose amino-acid sequence MTNNDQLIINKILKGNTNAFSELIDTYKDLVFSLAIKMTKNREEAEEISQDTFIKAFKNLGKFKGDSKFSTWLYRITYHTCLDALKKNKNHSNSFELNEITLNHIESTDNALQTLERKERAKIMDICLLQLPEDERSILWLFYYKELSLKEIIEVTSLSEANIKVKLHRGRKKLLTIVKKTFEPETIAHYGRK is encoded by the coding sequence ATGACTAACAACGACCAACTAATTATAAATAAAATTCTAAAGGGAAATACAAACGCCTTTTCAGAATTGATAGACACCTATAAAGATTTGGTGTTTTCGTTGGCAATAAAAATGACTAAAAATAGAGAAGAAGCAGAAGAGATAAGTCAAGATACATTTATAAAAGCGTTTAAAAATTTAGGAAAATTTAAAGGAGATTCTAAATTTTCTACTTGGTTGTACAGAATTACTTACCATACTTGCTTAGATGCTCTTAAGAAAAATAAAAACCATTCAAACTCGTTTGAATTAAATGAAATTACTTTAAACCATATAGAATCTACAGACAATGCTTTACAGACTTTAGAAAGAAAAGAACGCGCAAAAATAATGGACATTTGTTTATTACAATTACCTGAAGACGAGCGCTCTATTTTATGGCTATTTTATTATAAAGAATTAAGTTTGAAAGAAATAATTGAAGTAACTTCGTTATCGGAAGCAAATATAAAAGTGAAATTACATAGGGGTAGAAAGAAATTATTAACGATTGTTAAAAAAACTTTTGAGCCTGAAACTATAGCACATTATGGGAGAAAATAA
- a CDS encoding DUF2914 domain-containing protein codes for MKNNLLKYRESKFGVFLIKHKKYAPLLFFVAGFTWDSLTLGRIDRLYDIVILCTYMTLLTLSIYFYNLVDNEKWKNKFIKRYGKYLPLAIQFFLGGLSSAYVIYFSRSVSISKTASFFLILIFLLIANELFKKRISNKYLQFCAYFFVNFTFLSFFVPVILKEMNTTIFMISGALSVASTLFLIVLVYRSSASTRTEIVKWKMFGMILGIYLLINAFYYFRLIPPVPLALDKGLIAHNITKKNDKYIVTYEVDDWYVFWRDHKIDFNRKSNKPVYVFTSVFAPTDLKKKIYHVWKWYNLETKEWKTLDKIGFEIVGGRDSGYRGYSYKNNVIDGEWKVEVVTEENLVLGVVDFNINVNDTKSKPHIVTRIF; via the coding sequence ATGAAAAATAATTTATTAAAATACAGAGAAAGTAAATTTGGTGTTTTCTTAATTAAACACAAAAAGTATGCTCCTCTTTTATTTTTTGTTGCTGGTTTTACTTGGGATTCCCTTACTTTAGGAAGAATTGATAGATTGTATGACATCGTTATTTTATGTACATATATGACATTACTTACTTTAAGTATCTATTTTTATAATTTGGTAGATAATGAGAAATGGAAAAATAAATTTATAAAACGATATGGTAAATATTTACCATTGGCAATCCAGTTTTTTTTAGGTGGATTGTCTAGTGCATATGTAATTTATTTTTCGAGAAGTGTTTCAATTTCTAAAACAGCTTCTTTCTTTTTAATTTTGATATTTCTTTTAATCGCAAACGAACTTTTTAAGAAAAGAATTTCAAATAAATATCTTCAGTTCTGTGCTTATTTCTTTGTTAATTTTACGTTTTTAAGCTTTTTTGTTCCTGTGATTTTAAAAGAAATGAACACAACTATTTTTATGATTTCAGGAGCATTAAGTGTTGCTTCTACGTTATTTTTAATTGTTTTGGTTTACAGAAGTAGTGCATCCACAAGAACAGAAATTGTAAAATGGAAAATGTTTGGAATGATTTTAGGAATTTATCTATTAATTAATGCTTTTTATTATTTTAGATTGATTCCTCCTGTTCCTTTAGCCTTGGATAAGGGTTTAATTGCACACAATATTACTAAGAAAAACGACAAATATATTGTGACTTATGAAGTAGACGATTGGTATGTTTTTTGGCGAGATCATAAAATAGATTTTAATAGAAAATCGAATAAACCAGTTTATGTTTTTACATCCGTTTTTGCACCAACAGATTTAAAAAAGAAAATTTACCATGTGTGGAAATGGTATAATCTAGAAACTAAAGAATGGAAAACTTTAGATAAAATTGGTTTCGAAATTGTTGGAGGAAGAGATAGTGGTTACAGAGGTTATAGTTATAAAAATAATGTAATTGATGGAGAATGGAAAGTTGAAGTTGTAACCGAAGAAAATTTAGTTTTAGGAGTGGTCGATTTCAATATAAATGTTAATGATACAAAGTCAAAACCTCACATTGTAACAAGAATTTTTTAA
- the yaaA gene encoding peroxide stress protein YaaA, whose translation MKIIISPAKSLDFESKVPTSLHTQPRFLEYSEKLNKKLKTLSKKKLADLMSISNDLASLNYERNQEWETPFTEKNAKQAIYAFTGAVFQGIDVNSIDEKKLPLLQERLRILSGLYGLLKPLDLIQPYRLEMGTKLKVGRKENLYKFWDDTLANSLNEELEEGELLINLASTEYFKALPKKVLKVPMITPVFKDFKNGQYKTIMTYAKQARGYMVRYIIENNVKTLEELKGFNVEKYGFSEEMSSEFELVFTR comes from the coding sequence ATGAAAATAATTATATCTCCAGCAAAATCATTAGATTTCGAAAGTAAAGTACCTACAAGTTTACATACACAGCCTCGTTTTTTAGAATATTCAGAAAAACTAAACAAAAAACTAAAAACACTTTCAAAAAAGAAACTAGCAGATTTAATGTCAATTTCTAATGATTTAGCTTCTTTAAATTACGAAAGAAACCAAGAGTGGGAAACGCCTTTTACAGAGAAAAATGCAAAACAAGCCATTTATGCTTTTACTGGAGCCGTTTTTCAAGGAATTGATGTAAATTCTATTGATGAAAAAAAATTACCTCTATTGCAAGAACGTTTGCGTATTTTATCTGGATTATATGGTTTATTAAAACCTTTGGATTTAATTCAACCTTACAGATTAGAAATGGGGACAAAACTTAAAGTTGGTAGAAAAGAAAACTTGTATAAATTTTGGGATGATACTTTGGCAAACTCTTTAAACGAAGAATTAGAAGAAGGCGAATTATTAATCAATTTAGCAAGTACAGAATACTTTAAAGCTTTGCCTAAAAAAGTTTTAAAAGTACCAATGATTACACCAGTTTTTAAAGATTTTAAAAACGGACAATACAAAACTATAATGACGTATGCTAAACAAGCACGTGGATATATGGTTAGATATATTATAGAAAATAATGTAAAAACTTTAGAAGAATTAAAAGGTTTTAATGTTGAAAAATATGGTTTTTCGGAAGAAATGTCATCAGAATTTGAATTGGTTTTTACGAGGTAG
- a CDS encoding L-serine ammonia-lyase — MSQFISVFDMLKIGVGPSSSHTLGPWRAAEAWVQKIKENKKFDLIDEIKVDLYGSLSLTGKGHATDLAILLGLSEADPEYVPIEDVFIIVDRINTQKEILFKGGKCVTFPENSIRFNRDFLPFHSNGMTFRGFSKGEEISTQTYFSIGGGFIVQENDNLEEEIEINKKNFPFPVNRAIQLEEYCEKNNLLISDIVLRNELELRDAKEIDFELNRIWETMLECMYIGCHTEGKLPGGLNVKRRAFDTHVKLIKDTSYTNPKEWITSIRSTEVKFREILKWVSCFALSVNEVNASLGRVVTAPTNGSAGVIPAVLMYYLVIENHDADFEHVKKFLLTAGEIGSIFKKNATISAAMGGCQAEIGVSSAMAAAALTELLGGSPAQCLVAAEIAMEHHLGLTCDPIGGLVQIPCIERNAMGAIKAINAAEMALETDPKDVKVPLDKVIDTMWETAKDMNKNYKETSEGGLAVTVRMVDC, encoded by the coding sequence ATGTCGCAATTTATAAGTGTTTTTGATATGTTGAAGATTGGTGTAGGTCCATCAAGCTCACATACATTAGGTCCTTGGCGAGCTGCAGAAGCTTGGGTTCAAAAAATTAAAGAAAACAAAAAGTTCGATTTAATTGATGAAATTAAAGTCGATTTATATGGCTCTTTATCTTTAACAGGAAAAGGCCATGCTACAGATTTAGCTATTCTTTTAGGTTTAAGTGAAGCAGATCCAGAATATGTGCCTATTGAAGATGTTTTTATAATTGTTGATAGAATAAATACACAAAAAGAAATTCTTTTTAAAGGAGGGAAATGCGTTACTTTTCCTGAAAATTCAATTCGTTTTAATCGAGATTTTTTACCTTTTCATTCCAATGGTATGACGTTTAGAGGTTTTTCTAAAGGTGAAGAAATCTCTACCCAAACCTATTTTTCTATTGGTGGAGGATTTATCGTTCAAGAAAATGATAACTTAGAAGAAGAAATAGAAATCAATAAAAAGAATTTTCCTTTTCCTGTAAATAGAGCAATTCAATTAGAAGAATATTGCGAAAAAAATAATTTATTAATTTCTGATATTGTTTTAAGAAACGAATTAGAGTTAAGAGACGCAAAAGAAATTGATTTCGAGTTAAACAGAATTTGGGAAACCATGTTAGAATGTATGTACATTGGTTGTCATACAGAAGGAAAACTTCCTGGAGGTTTAAATGTGAAAAGACGTGCTTTTGACACACATGTTAAACTTATAAAAGATACTTCTTATACAAACCCAAAAGAATGGATTACTTCTATTAGGAGTACAGAAGTAAAATTTCGAGAAATTCTTAAATGGGTGAGTTGTTTTGCGCTTTCTGTAAACGAAGTAAATGCTTCTTTAGGAAGAGTGGTAACTGCACCAACAAACGGAAGTGCAGGTGTAATTCCTGCAGTTTTAATGTATTATTTGGTAATTGAAAATCATGATGCAGATTTCGAACACGTTAAAAAATTCTTATTAACAGCTGGTGAAATTGGCAGTATTTTCAAGAAAAATGCCACAATTTCTGCAGCAATGGGAGGTTGTCAGGCAGAAATAGGAGTTTCTTCTGCAATGGCAGCAGCTGCTTTAACAGAATTATTAGGTGGTTCTCCTGCACAATGTTTGGTTGCAGCAGAAATTGCAATGGAACATCATTTAGGTTTAACTTGCGATCCTATTGGTGGTTTGGTTCAAATACCTTGTATCGAAAGAAATGCAATGGGCGCAATTAAAGCAATTAATGCAGCAGAAATGGCTTTAGAAACGGACCCAAAAGATGTAAAAGTTCCTTTAGATAAAGTAATTGATACGATGTGGGAAACTGCAAAAGACATGAATAAAAATTACAAAGAAACTTCTGAAGGTGGTTTAGCAGTTACTGTTAGAATGGTGGATTGTTAA
- a CDS encoding DUF2853 family protein, translating into MSKFDEKVALYKKFMDDRNFRSNDDLLAAVTKGLGPSIYKADAETVSGSDAKELATVKNNFLIKKLGLADSKELDAGIEEVMERIGKSERKKYRAVVYYMLVKKFDKESVYGM; encoded by the coding sequence ATGAGTAAATTCGACGAAAAAGTAGCATTGTACAAGAAGTTTATGGACGATAGAAACTTTCGTTCTAATGACGATTTATTAGCTGCTGTTACAAAAGGTCTTGGACCATCAATCTACAAAGCAGATGCAGAAACTGTTTCTGGTTCTGATGCAAAAGAATTAGCTACTGTAAAAAATAATTTTTTAATTAAGAAATTAGGTTTGGCAGATAGTAAAGAATTAGATGCAGGAATTGAAGAAGTGATGGAAAGAATTGGAAAATCTGAAAGAAAAAAATACAGAGCAGTAGTGTATTATATGTTAGTTAAAAAATTCGATAAAGAGTCGGTTTACGGAATGTAA